The region GGCTACCACACTGTCCCCGCTCTTTTTCGATTCTGCAGATGACGACAAAGTATCACCGGTTCCTGTCTTTCCCTCCGTGCTTTGCCCCCCTTCAGTTCTCGCTCCCTGGCTTTGTGAGGATGTTGAGCCGGCAACTGTCTCCGGCTGGGCTGGGGCTTTCCATAAAAAGAGTATCAGCAGAAATAAAAACAGCAGCAGACTTCCCCCCACCAGTACGCCGAGAATGACTTTCTTATGACTTTGGTTGCGATGCGCAGTCCTCAGAGGAGGAAGATTTGTATTGTTCGGAGTTTCATCAATGAAATCAACGATTTCAGGACTGATGTCTGATTCCTCTTTGACGGCGTTCGGTTTAACTAAAGAGGCAAGCTCAATTCTGGAACGCGTCAATCGTTCTTTTGAAAACAATTCACGAACAGACTCTGCTCGGACCCAGCCGCTGTGATGCTCGTTTTTGACCAGCGAGCCCGGGGGGATCTTTCCCTTGTTTTTCAGGTAGATCAGTTCATCCAATGAATAAGGACCATATTCTGTTTCATCGGATTTAAAGTACCAGCCGGTCATGTCGCTCAATTGTCATTCTGAGTTTCAAAGGGCATGATGCGAAGTTTATTGACAATGTTCGTAATACAGTATTCAGAACAGGAGTCGAGAAACTCTTCCTCTGATTTTTTCAGGAAGGTGAGTATCAACTGAATGAAAAGGGCTGCGATCAATGCCTGTAAAGTCGTCTCGAAAGCAGTCGCCAGTCCTCCCGTTACCCCTTGTAGTGATGTTTTGATCTGACTTAGTTCTTCGCTGTTCTGAAGAACTTTTCCGAATCCGCCAATTGCTTGAGATAATCCGAGTACCGTTCCAATAAATCCTAAAACCGGAATCGCCCAGATAAAACCGCTCAAAAGAGCGTAACTGGTTTCCATTGAAGATTCATCGTGTACCGCCTGCGAACGCAGAATTTCGTCGACGTCAGTAACTCGTCCCAGGTTTCTCAAATTAGAGAGAGCGATTATGATCCGATTGAATAGTACAAAATGCCTGGGGTCATCAACACATTCATAAATATTATCAATCACTGTATCCACTGTGGTTGATGACAACACAAAACTCGTATCCGAGGGAACGACAATATAAGCCAGACTTTTCTTTTGATAGGAGAGCTTCCGGTACTTAATAAACAAAATCGATAGTGACCAGAATGAAAAAAAACAGATCAGGTACGGAATGAAACCGCGCCTGGTAAACATATCTGCGAAAAACGTTCCTTCCAGAGGAATGAGCAGCGCGTAGAAAACGACTGTCAGAATTACTCCCAACAGAATAGAGAGCAACGTATTGACACGTGTATATCTTCCTCCTTTGAAAGCGAAACGCTGTTCTATATCCTGACGTGACCAGGAAAGGGGAACTTCAGTGGTAATAGCCAACAATCCTCCCGGAATATTTTTATGTAAAGCTTAAGTTGTTGAATTGATGGAGCAGACAATGATAGAACTACGAACTCGCCGCGATGACGCCGATTAGCATTAGCACGAATAGAATAATAATCACGATCAAACAAACGAAAATAACTCCATATCCCAGCATCAGTCCTGCGATAGCCATACCACGACCGCTGAGTCCTCCTTCCGCCTGTTTAATCTGTTTGAGAGCGACATGACCAAAAATGACTGCCAGGATACTCCCTAACAAAAACAATACATTGAAACCGACCAGTCCCAGAACCAGACTGGCGACGGCCATGGGGGCTGTTCTCGTAAATTCAGAATGCCGGGGATTATTCACCTCGACAGTATCTACCACTGGAATAATTTCAGATTTAGGCATTGAAAATAAACCAGGAATTTCACTGCCTAATTCCCATTCATTCATTCCTTCCTGACATACATAATCGTTCGGTTTCAGGGCACCGGATGAGGCCAATGACTGAAGCTTTGAAAATGAAACTGGTCCCTGACTTTCTGAATCTTGTGAATAATACCAGTTTTTCTGATCGGTATCTGCTGCTTCTACTAGCTCATATGAATCACTCTTACGGGGAGATTCTGTCAACTCGTCTTCTGCCTCAAATTCTAAGACTGTTTCTGTTTCCTGCTTCTTACGGACTTTGGGCTGCACTGAAGCTGGAAACAAGTCAGGACGTGAAGAGGCGCGAATCCAGTTGATACCATCTTCGGATATTTCATTGTGCCGTCCAAAACGACCACGATTCGCTTGAACCCTGATCTGCTCAGCAGTGAGTGGCCCTTTTACATTTCCACGAATTCGTATGAAAAATTGATCTGACAAAGTATTCTGTCCTCATATTTTAATTTGGTCAGTCGGATTTCAACTGACGTGTCTTCTAGTCTGACTTCTCCGCATCTTTTACATAAAACACAGGACGGCCTTCCTGTAAAGCAGATGAAGGTCCTGAAAGGGTGACCTTACCTTTATGAACTTCTCCAACCTTTACGATTTGAACTGTTTCAGACTTAGGGTAGATGGCAAATAAATTCTTGTTTTCCGACTCATCAGGTACCGTTTTTGTTTTACAGACCCACTTTTCCTCTGCTTTATCTTCAATCATCCAGCCATACCATTCATATTGGTTTGCGAGAACAGG is a window of Gimesia chilikensis DNA encoding:
- a CDS encoding MotA/TolQ/ExbB proton channel family protein, coding for MAITTEVPLSWSRQDIEQRFAFKGGRYTRVNTLLSILLGVILTVVFYALLIPLEGTFFADMFTRRGFIPYLICFFSFWSLSILFIKYRKLSYQKKSLAYIVVPSDTSFVLSSTTVDTVIDNIYECVDDPRHFVLFNRIIIALSNLRNLGRVTDVDEILRSQAVHDESSMETSYALLSGFIWAIPVLGFIGTVLGLSQAIGGFGKVLQNSEELSQIKTSLQGVTGGLATAFETTLQALIAALFIQLILTFLKKSEEEFLDSCSEYCITNIVNKLRIMPFETQNDN
- a CDS encoding GYF domain-containing protein, which encodes MSDQFFIRIRGNVKGPLTAEQIRVQANRGRFGRHNEISEDGINWIRASSRPDLFPASVQPKVRKKQETETVLEFEAEDELTESPRKSDSYELVEAADTDQKNWYYSQDSESQGPVSFSKLQSLASSGALKPNDYVCQEGMNEWELGSEIPGLFSMPKSEIIPVVDTVEVNNPRHSEFTRTAPMAVASLVLGLVGFNVLFLLGSILAVIFGHVALKQIKQAEGGLSGRGMAIAGLMLGYGVIFVCLIVIIILFVLMLIGVIAASS